From Glycine max cultivar Williams 82 chromosome 11, Glycine_max_v4.0, whole genome shotgun sequence, the proteins below share one genomic window:
- the LOC100782070 gene encoding serine/threonine-protein kinase UCN, translated as MDSATTAPPPSQELDLDNLKLLKVLGKGAMGTVFLVQDTTNTPFALKVVDKTCVHAKLDAERRARWEIQVLSTLSHPFLPSLMGTLESPQFLAWALPYCPGGDLNFLRYRQTDRSFSPAVIRFYVAEILCALDHLHSMGIAYRDLKPENVLVQNTGHVTLTDFDLSRKLNPKPKPNPNPVIVPSIPLPNSNVPQPRRKHRRNLSRWISFFPPDGTNNNNKNGLKKAKSAQVSPVSRRKPSFSSGERSNSFVGTEEYVSPEVVRGDGHEFAVDWWALGILIYEMLYGKTPFKGRNRKETFRNVIMKPPEFVGKRTALTNLIERLLEKDPTKRLGYTRGAAEIKEHEFFRGVQWELLTEVVRPPFIPSGDDGAGEMTERFSDRNCGVNIRDYFQNLKSSPSGRFEKNVSLREF; from the coding sequence ATGGATTCAGCAACAACAGCTCCTCCCCCATCGCAGGAGCTGGACTTGGACAACCTCAAACTCCTCAAAGTCCTAGGAAAAGGCGCCATGGGAACTGTCTTCCTCGTACAAGACACAACCAACACCCCCTTCGCCCTCAAAGTGGTGGACAAAACGTGCGTCCACGCGAAGCTCGACGCGGAACGGCGCGCGCGTTGggaaatccaagtcctctcaaCGCTCTCCCACCCTTTCCTCCCTTCCCTCATGGGAACGTTGGAGTCCCCACAGTTCCTGGCGTGGGCCCTACCCTACTGCCCCGGCGGCGACCTCAACTTCCTCCGCTACCGCCAAACCGACCGCTCCTTCTCCCCCGCCGTCATCCGCTTCTACGTCGCCGAAATTCTCTGCGCTCTCGACCACCTCCATTCCATGGGCATCGCCTACCGCGACCTAAAACCCGAAAATGTCCTCGTCCAAAACACCGGCCACGTCACCCTCACCGATTTCGACCTCTCCCGAAAGCTCAATCCCAAACCTAAACCTAATCCTAACCCTGTCATCGTTCCTTCAATCCCCTTGCCAAATTCCAACGTTCCCCAACCTCGCCGCAAGCACCGCCGGAATTTATCCCGGTGGATCTCCTTCTTCCCGCCGGACGGgactaacaacaacaacaaaaacggTCTCAAGAAGGCCAAGTCCGCGCAAGTCAGCCCGGTGAGTCGGAGAAAACCGAGTTTCTCCAGCGGCGAACGATCCAACTCGTTCGTCGGCACTGAAGAATACGTCTCGCCAGAGGTCGTCCGAGGCGACGGACATGAGTTCGCCGTCGATTGGTGGGCGCTTGGAATACTAATCTACGAAATGCTCTACGGTAAGACGCCGTTCAAGGGAAGGAATCGTAAGGAAACGTTTCGGAACGTTATCATGAAGCCGCCGGAGTTCGTCGGAAAACGAACGGCGTTAACCAACCTTATTGAAAGGTTGTTGGAGAAGGATCCGACGAAGCGTTTGGGTTACACGCGCGGTGCCGCGGAGATCAAGGAGCACGAGTTTTTCCGAGGGGTTCAGTGGGAGCTTTTGACGGAGGTGGTGCGGCCGCCGTTCATACCGTCGGGGGACGACGGCGCCGGAGAGATGACGGAGAGGTTCTCCGATCGAAATTGTGGCGTCAATATTAGGGATTACTTTCAGAATCTTAAATCGTCGCCGTCGGGCAGGTTTGAGAAGAATGTTTCGCTAAGGGAATTCTAA